AAATGATGACCTGTCTTCTCTTTCAGTTGAAGATCACTTTGTTAAGGCCCTGGGAGACACATGGCTAAAGATAAAGGCCCAGAAAGAAAACCCGAAGCCTTTAAATAGCACTGGTGGAGCGTCTTCGCCGTCAATAACCTCGTCAACATCAACCAATGGCAATCCAACGTCGAATTCGCCGAAACCTCAAATAGCAGCCCAATGAAACTTCTCCCAATTTTCGGCTGGCTTTCGAGATCTTGATTAAGATTGTCAATTCAATGAGTTCCTACATAATTTGACTGCCGGACGGGAACCCAAATTTTCACAAAGATGAAATAtcgaacaaacaaaaattccTACAGAACCCTGCACACGCATACCAAGAAGGACTGATGATGACGACCGTTGTTGCACACGCATTGCAACTTGAATGAGAACCCGCGAAACGTTTTGTTGATTTGTTGATAATATCTAGTTCTTCAAGCCAATGCTGTAAATGTCATGCCCACATGTTCTCATCAATAACATATTTAAAAATGGTTCAGTATTTGTGTTTGAATTTGCCTATGTTTAAAATTAAGTGTGTGGGCAGATCCAATGATGCAAATTTCCAACTGTCCTCCAAGCGAATCGTCATTTTCTATCAGCTGGGAGCTACATTTTGCCTTAAAAATAAGGGATCTTAAGATTGAATAATCGAGAATTTACAGTTCGTTGCCAATTTAGGGTATTAGATTCATTGGCTCAGATTATTTACACTCTCCTTGCTTCTTCCAttgattttcagttttcaGTAAATTACTTTTAGAGAGCagtcaaaatatttggtgcaTTCAACTACCTATATAATGGATTTGTCACTAAAGTTGGTAAGTTTAAGAAAGTCATTAAACATCCTAATATTCGCGTGAAATCTTAATCTAAgaacattttcatatttacatTTTGGAAGCTGGTTTGGACAAGTGTGAGCATTTATAACATTAAGCAATACATTTGgttcaaatcaatgaagagTTCAAAAGCACAGCCTCgtttttttggagaaaaatgctCTAGTTTTGAGTATCGGCTCNCTATCAGCTGGGAGCTACATTTTGCCTTAAAAATAAGGGATCTTAAGATTGAATAATCGAGAATTTACAGTTCGTTGCCAATTTAGGGTATTAGACTCATTGGCTCAGATTATTTACACTCTCCTTGCTCCTTGCATTGATTTTCAGCTTTCAGTAAATTATTTTTAGAGAGCagtcaaaatatttggtgcaTTCAGCTACCTATATAATGGATTTGTCACTAAAGTTGGTAAGTTTAAGAAAGTCATTAAACATCCTAAGATTCGCGTAAAATCTTAATCTaagaatattttcatatttacatTTTGGAAGCTGGTTTGGGCAAGTGTGAGCATTTACAACATTAAGCAATACATTTGgttcaaatcaatgaagagTTCAAAAGCACAGCCTCgtttttttggagaaaaatgctCTAGTTTTGAGTATCGGCTCTCTTCTCGCCAAAACGGTATCAAGTCTAGGTTTGGTTGGAATCACAATTAATTATTCGGGTAGAAGTACAACGATCATGATCACTGCAACCCAACCAATGCCATCTTCCATATTTTGTTAtatattttcatattgaaGACGAAGGATTCGTCCTAAAGTAATTCTTAGGTTGAGCTAAATTCGAGCTGGGACATTGCGCGTAGGAAGTTGAAAAAATGGAGACAATAACAATCTAAAGTGCATGTGCATGTTGTAGAGCCTAGTTTATATTTCCAGAGGAACCAATCCATGTCGTGAGATTTGGAAAGTCATGATCTTTTTTCGCCGACCATTGTTTCCGTGTCATCTGATTCAATGGACATTGCTGACCCGATCCCAGAGCTCCGATGTTTCCAACAAGATACACCACACGGATCTGAAAGATGTCCCGTTGGAAAGGATACGAAACTTCAGTATCGTAGCCCATATTGACCATGGCAAATCCACATTGGCCGATCGAATCCTGGAGGTTGTGGGAGCCATTTCGATATCTAAAGACAATAAGCAGATCTTGGACAAGCTACAAGTGGAACGTGAACGCGGGATCACGGTTAAAGCGCAAACGGCATCTTTCATCTACGATTATCAAGGACAGGACATGCTTTTGAACCTTATTGACACGCCCGGACACGTGGATTTCAGTGCAGAGGTGAGCAAGAGTTTAGCTTCGTGCCAAGGCGTGATCTTGGTGGTGGATGCCAAGCAAGGCGTTCAAGCCCAAACCGTGTCCAACTATAATCTCGCTGTGGCGAATGATCTGGCTGTGGTGCCCGTGCTCAATAAGATTGATCTACCCGAAGTGGATTTAGATTCGTGTTTGAATCAACTGGAGAGCTTGTTCGATATTGATCCCAATTCGGTAATCTTGGCCTCGGCCAAGAGTGGAATCGGGATCGAAGAGATCCTGGACGCTGTGGTGGATCGGATCCTACCACCTTTGACTCACGGACAGGGAGACTCCTTGAAGTTTCTGTTGCAAGACTCATGGTATGATCAGTACAAAGGAGCCGTAGGTTTGATCCAGGTCTTCGATGGGGTTCTGAAACTCGGCGACGAAATCACTTCGGTCAAAACGAAGAAAACCTACAACGTCAAGAGTTTGGGCATTTTGACGCCCGAAGAGGTATCGGTTCCGGCCATTCATCCCGGCCAGATTGGCTTCTTTACCTGTAACATGAAAACCACAAAAGAAGCCATCGTTGGCGACACGTTTCATCGCATCAACCGGCCAGTGGAGCCAATTTTGCACGTGTCGACGCCCAATCCCATGGTATATTCCGGATTTTATCCCACAGAGTCGTCCTATTATTCAAACTTAAAAACTGCCATAGACAAAATTAGTCTCAACGATTCGAGCGTTTCGATTGACCCCGAAACCAGTCCCGCTCTTGGATCAGGCTGGAGAATCGGATTCCTGGGTCTGCTCCATATGGAGGTGTTTTCTCAGCGTTTGCAGCAAGAGTTTGACGCCGAAGTCATCTTGACTCAGCCCTCAGTGCCTTATAAGATCATCCCTAAACCTCATTTAGTCAAGAAATTCGGGCAAGAAATTTGGGTGAAGACCCCTAAAGATTGGGTCGATAAAGACGTGGCTGAGACCTATTTGGAACCGATTGTGAAAGGAACCATCATTGTTCCTGAAGAGTACATGCAGCAAGTTGCCTCATTGTGCTCAAGCTGCCGTGGAATAGCCGAAGACACGACCTTCGTGGACCAAACGAGAGTTCGTATGGTATACACCCTACCTTTGTCCGATATTGTGACGAATTTCTTTGATGATCTGAAGCGGATCACATCCGGGTATGGGTCTTTTGACTATGAAGATGCCGGCTATATCCACTCTCAGTTAATCAAGGTCGATATTTTATTGAATGGTAAGCCTGTCCCCgagctttcatttctctccAATCCGAGCAAGGCTCGACCAACGGGCAAAATCAAAGTGGCGAAGCTCAAGGAGCTCTTACCTCGCCAGCTCTACGACGTTGCTATTCAAGCGACCCGTGGTAAAACGATTTTGGCCCGTGAAACGATCAAAGCCGCGAGAAAGGATGTAACCGCAAAATGCTACGGCGGAGATCTAACACGAAAGCAAAAGCTACTGAAAAATCAAGCCGAGGGGAAGAAACGTCTGAGAGCAATAGGGAACATTCAGGTATCGAAGGAAACCTTTATTAAAGTGTTAACCAATAAATGATAAACGCTATTGAGCCTTAAAGAAATCGATTAACCTTTTGGCTTCGCGTTCTCCTGCTGTGAAGGCGCCATGGACGGTGCCATAGTGGTCAGGATCTGTGGCTTCGCCGGCAAAGAGAATTCTTGGCTGACCGAGAACTATGATTGGCTCTCCAAGATCTTTGGGACCCAAGCCTTTTTGATCAGTCTTTGGAGAGCGGTAGCTATACACCCCTAGCTGAAACGGGTTGGTGTACCATCTGGTAACGTCAACACTTTTCAGATCTGGTAGAGATTTCTTTGTGACCAGCCTCAATACATCGCAGAGTTGCGTGGCAATGGTTTGATCCGGGAGGGACTCCATGATTCGGGCAGCTTCCCCAGATACCCACGCCATCAACATGTTCGGATGGTCAATCACTGCATCAAATCCAACCACGTGTTGCACCCAAGTTGAGCGATTCAGAGGCTCGTCGTTAATGTTCCGATCCCAGAGGATCATATATCCTGGATTTGAGGCATCCCAAAAGGGAGCAACGAAATCCAGTTTGATGCGgtcaattgttccaaaaccaaTACTTTCAATAGCATTCACCATGCGACTAGGCAGTGGGGGTTGAAAGAGTTCATTATGATGCTGTTTTAGGTATCCTAAGGATGCGGTCGAAATAACATGGGATGCCTGAAAGATTTCTCCGTTTTCACACGTCAACTGGGCTCCACCCTCCAAATCGTATTGAATGCTTGTTACCGCATGGTCTAACTTTATTTCCACATTTGTTTTGTCCAGGAGTTCTTTGATCTTGTTTAAGAGTGAAACATAACCCTCCGCAAAGCTTGTATCGTCATCATAATCGACATATTGTCCCCAGGATACTGCAGATTGCTCATCCAAACTATCACATCCCGCATCACACTCTTCCCACTTGATGTACCACTGAAAAAACTGACGTCTCCATTCGGTGTGTTCGTGAGGCTCATGCccaattttttcttcatgcaaCCAAGTATCAAACTCTTTTTTAAACACTTCTCCAATGGAAAGTTGAGCAAACTTTTTGGGATCCTTGGCGAACTTATTGCAGTCGTCGTGAATGAAATCCAATTTGACCATGGTTTCTTCTAAAATACTCGAAGGCATTTCTCGTCCATCGTTCCTGACGAATCTTCCTTCGCCATCTCGATTGACCTCGGCATGAATTGGAATCTTTCAGTGATGAAGGAACAAATAAAGACAAGTGCGTATTAACAATAAAAGAAAGGAAGGTGTACTTATTGACTCACCTTGTGCTCTTGCACAAACCTCCACAAAGGGTTTTTACCCTTCCCATGGATCCACTGAGCTCCTAGTTCAAGCCACTTGCCGTTTTTCGGAATGGTCAGGATCCGACCTCCGATTCTCATTTCGGCCTCCAAAATAAGAATATCATCGTATCCAGCTTCTGCCAAACGTAGAGCGCTCATTAGGCCAGAAGTTCCAGCTCCGATGATTATAATCTGATGCATATTTCCAGGGGCACTGATTCTGTGCTGatagaaatttgaacttccTAGTTTTTTGAACCCCGAGACAAGAACTGACCCACTGGCTTCAAGAGATACTCTGTGCATTACACTAGAATATAACCGGTCTGACACGTTTTTCTAATGTAGAAATTCATCCAAGTAGAAATGAAGTGAAGATAAATAGAGAGAGGCAAGGTTTTGCATATATaaatttttttcatgaaagtgTATTTCACAACAATGatgtttgcaaaaacaaaaacaaaaaaaaacaacaacacagtTCTCAATTGACTTTGAACGAAAATTCAACAACATCGACTAAATATTCCAATGCCTCTGCATCCGATTATCATTTTGGATAGGTTGAAAGTTTGACTAGTTTTGATTTGGTAGTGATTGCAGGTAAGGGTGGTGTGTCTGGTGGGTTAATGGTTCAATGGTTCACAAGGTGATGTTTGATGGTAACAATTGGTTGGatctttggcaaaaatgttcCTAAATTATTGGGTAGattaaatcaatcaaaaaatcaaggagTTCCCAACGAAAGCAAAACACatgcaagaaaagaaaataaaacagCAACCCTATTGATAGACTAGTTCAGGAAATGTCAACTGGCTCATCCTTGATATCATCAATAGCGATGAAATCATTCGACGAGGAATTGGTATCCTGCGGGATTTCCGTCCCATCAAGACTGGAGGCGTTTTCGCCCGTCAAAGAACTACTCTCCTCGTCCATGAGCTCACTTTGTTCTTTGGTTGAACCTCCTTTCCCCTTCTTCCTAAAATTTTTGAAGGTCACGTTGGTCTTACGAGTCATGTAGTCTGGAGCAGTCTCGCCTTCGTTCTTCGGATTCCATCGCCCTAATTTGCTCAAATCTGCCACGGTTAAGGCGTGAACTCCAAGTAAGTGGATATCCGCGTTCTGTTTACGTTGAAACTTTTTACCGCATAAATGGCACTCTCGGAGCCGATGGATCTCAACATGAGCATCCAATTGGAACTTCTCCTTGAAGCATTTGCCACATTCTTCTCGAGGGCATTTAAAGTTTGTACTATGAATACGAGCTAAGTGCCGCCGGAGACTCGTAAGGCAATACATTTTGGGTGGCCCACATATGTGGCACGGATGTTTCGGAGGTGGctctttcttcgtctttttggAATTGGGGGTGGTGGTTTTGTCCAGCGCTTTGATGTGATGCGTCTTTATGTGATGATTCAGGTTCTTTTCGTTTTTGAACACCTTCTCACAAGTTTCACAACTAAATACTTCTCCGTCTTTGTGACGCTCCTCGTGCCTCTCTCTGAGCTTGATCGTGTCGAACATGATATGACAGTATGAACATCGATAATCTTTGCGCTCATCAGGATTCAAATGAGTCATTCGGTGCTTGACTAGTTGCTGTTGGTTTTTGAATGGTCGGCCACAAATATCACATTTGCTCTGAAGGGGATTCTCGTCGTAGTGGTTGATGCGCTCATGCTTCATTCGTCCTCCATAACTGGCAAAGATTGCTCCACACTTCCAACGGCAGACATGGGGTTTGATTCCAGTATGCGAGTACAGGTGCCGCTTCATGTGCGCTTGAATGTAGAACCGCTTGCCACAGACTTCGCACGCGTATTTCATGTCTCCAGTATGCTTTCGCTCATGTTCCTTGAGGTGGTGGCGTTTCTTGTACTCTTTGCCGCAACCGGGAAACTCGCAAGCATATATCTTATTCGGGCCCTCTTGATCCGCCTCGAGCTTTCTTCGCTCCTCACGATGCTTAGCGAAATGCGTCCGAAGCTCGCTGGCTTTCGTAAACCGTTCCACACAATTCCTATCTTTACACAGGTACGGTTTCTTGCTTCTGTGTACAACTTTAAGGTGCCGAAAGAGATTGTTGATCCGGTTCACCATCAGATTACATTTCTTCTCCGGACATTTATATTTCTCTTCCGGCTGATTGTGAAGTTTGATGTGTCGAATGATGAACGTGGATTTAATATTCTTCTTACAGATGGGACATTTCGAATAATTGCCTATGGTTTCAA
This DNA window, taken from Tigriopus californicus strain San Diego chromosome 9, Tcal_SD_v2.1, whole genome shotgun sequence, encodes the following:
- the LOC131886056 gene encoding translation factor Guf1, mitochondrial-like gives rise to the protein MIFFRRPLFPCHLIQWTLLTRSQSSDVSNKIHHTDLKDVPLERIRNFSIVAHIDHGKSTLADRILEVVGAISISKDNKQILDKLQVERERGITVKAQTASFIYDYQGQDMLLNLIDTPGHVDFSAEVSKSLASCQGVILVVDAKQGVQAQTVSNYNLAVANDLAVVPVLNKIDLPEVDLDSCLNQLESLFDIDPNSVILASAKSGIGIEEILDAVVDRILPPLTHGQGDSLKFLLQDSWYDQYKGAVGLIQVFDGVLKLGDEITSVKTKKTYNVKSLGILTPEEVSVPAIHPGQIGFFTCNMKTTKEAIVGDTFHRINRPVEPILHVSTPNPMVYSGFYPTESSYYSNLKTAIDKISLNDSSVSIDPETSPALGSGWRIGFLGLLHMEVFSQRLQQEFDAEVILTQPSVPYKIIPKPHLVKKFGQEIWVKTPKDWVDKDVAETYLEPIVKGTIIVPEEYMQQVASLCSSCRGIAEDTTFVDQTRVRMVYTLPLSDIVTNFFDDLKRITSGYGSFDYEDAGYIHSQLIKVDILLNGKPVPELSFLSNPSKARPTGKIKVAKLKELLPRQLYDVAIQATRGKTILARETIKAARKDVTAKCYGGDLTRKQKLLKNQAEGKKRLRAIGNIQVSKETFIKVLTNK
- the LOC131886057 gene encoding spermine oxidase-like codes for the protein MHRVSLEASGSVLVSGFKKLGSSNFYQHRISAPGNMHQIIIIGAGTSGLMSALRLAEAGYDDILILEAEMRIGGRILTIPKNGKWLELGAQWIHGKGKNPLWRFVQEHKIPIHAEVNRDGEGRFVRNDGREMPSSILEETMVKLDFIHDDCNKFAKDPKKFAQLSIGEVFKKEFDTWLHEEKIGHEPHEHTEWRRQFFQWYIKWEECDAGCDSLDEQSAVSWGQYVDYDDDTSFAEGYVSLLNKIKELLDKTNVEIKLDHAVTSIQYDLEGGAQLTCENGEIFQASHVISTASLGYLKQHHNELFQPPLPSRMVNAIESIGFGTIDRIKLDFVAPFWDASNPGYMILWDRNINDEPLNRSTWVQHVVGFDAVIDHPNMLMAWVSGEAARIMESLPDQTIATQLCDVLRLVTKKSLPDLKSVDVTRWYTNPFQLGVYSYRSPKTDQKGLGPKDLGEPIIVLGQPRILFAGEATDPDHYGTVHGAFTAGEREAKRLIDFFKAQ
- the LOC131886055 gene encoding zinc finger protein 91-like produces the protein MPRRTVKIVPSPFVVLPELPIIKKEKLEPENNEWVENSRSILSTPKSASYLITGTSAINNNEKLEEQIVIKQEPIDKAETGVDEVPDELDSSRVVSIDQVITIKTEARALSDDDDDDVVGEQEVDVDKLSHGSLKDGSSNEEDEEDQDMDDDFEFEDDSNDSDFEMDLSEEVDSPVAPTHQNNTDSPDSLVLDMNLVKEELEDIDVDVEDQHVDDDGSNSATEGDEDSLVNAKRGSFDFNGTRIETIGNYSKCPICKKNIKSTFIIRHIKLHNQPEEKYKCPEKKCNLMVNRINNLFRHLKVVHRSKKPYLCKDRNCVERFTKASELRTHFAKHREERRKLEADQEGPNKIYACEFPGCGKEYKKRHHLKEHERKHTGDMKYACEVCGKRFYIQAHMKRHLYSHTGIKPHVCRWKCGAIFASYGGRMKHERINHYDENPLQSKCDICGRPFKNQQQLVKHRMTHLNPDERKDYRCSYCHIMFDTIKLRERHEERHKDGEVFSCETCEKVFKNEKNLNHHIKTHHIKALDKTTTPNSKKTKKEPPPKHPCHICGPPKMYCLTSLRRHLARIHSTNFKCPREECGKCFKEKFQLDAHVEIHRLRECHLCGKKFQRKQNADIHLLGVHALTVADLSKLGRWNPKNEGETAPDYMTRKTNVTFKNFRKKGKGGSTKEQSELMDEESSSLTGENASSLDGTEIPQDTNSSSNDFIAIDDIKDEPVDIS